The window CGACCATCATCAGCGCCACGCCGGACAGGCTCCAGTGCAGGTTCTCCGGCGAGACGAAGCTGGTGTTCAGTGCCGAGAGCAGGCCGGCCACGCCGGTGACGGTGGCCGACAGCGCATAGATCGCGGCACGCGGCACCAGCGTGCGGATGCCGATGAAGCGCGCACGCTCCTCGTTGTCGCGCACGGCCTCGGTGATGCTGCCGAAGCGGCTGCGCAGCAGCAGGGCCAGCAGCCCCATCACCACCACCATCGCCACCCAGCACAGCAGGAACATGCTGGCCGGCTTGAGGATGGCCGAGATCGGCACGCCGAAGAGTGTGGACGGCCAGTCGATGTTCATGCCGTCGGCACCGCCGGTGATGCCGCGCGCCTTGGACGCGGTGAGGAAGAACATCTGGCCGATGGCCAGTGTCAGCATGCCGAAGGCCACACCCGGCACGCGCACGATCACCAGGCCCACCAGGAAGGCCAGCACGGCGATGGCGGCCAGCGTGAACAGCAGTGCCGCCTCGGCCGGCATGGCCTTGGCCTGCAGGATCATGCCCATGGCGTAACCCGAGCCGCCGAAGAACAGCGCGTGGCCGAAGCTGGCCATGCCGTTTTGCCGCAGCAGCAGGCCCACGCCGCTGGCGAACACCGCGTAGATGATGGCCTGGGTCAAAAGCGACAGCGCCGTGTTCGACGTGACGGTGGCCGCGACCACGCCGCCAATGGCGAGCGCGGCGACGGTGTTGAGCCCGATTCTGGAGATGGAAGATGTCATGTGAAACTCCGATTCAGGTCCGGCTTCCGGCCAGGCCAGAGGGTTTCCAGATCAGGATGAAGACCATGATCACGAAGGGCAGCACGGCGGCGAAATCGGGGATGTAGACCGCGCCGAGCGCCTGCACCATGCCCAGCGCCATGGCGGCGATGAAGGCACCGATCAGCGAGCCCAGGCCGCCGATCACCACCACCACGAACGAGTCGATGATCACGTCCGCGCTCATCGACGGCGACAGCGACAGGAAGGGTGCGGCCACCACGCCGGCCAGGCCCGCCAGCGCGCAGCCCAGGCCGACCACGCCGGCGCTCAGCACATCGGTGTTCACGCCCTGCATGGCGGTGGTGGTCGGGTCGGTGCTGGCGGCGCGCACGAACAGGCCGATCTTCGAGAAGCGCAGCCACAGGCTCAGGCCCAGCGCCACCATGGCGCCCACCGCGATCACGCCGATGCGGTAGGCCGGGAGCTGGGTGCCGAAGATCTCCACCGAGGTGTTCAGCAGTTCGGGCGCGGCCACGGAGAGGTTGCTCTTGCCCCACACCGTCTGCACGAAGTCTTCGATGATCAGCAGCAGGCCGAAGGTGACCAGCACCACGGAGAGCGGATCGCGGTCCTGCAGCAGGCGAAAGCCATAGCGGTCGAGCAGGATGCCGAACACCGCCATCAGCGCCGGCGCGGCCACCAGCGCGACCCAGAAGTTGCTGTGGCTGGCGATCGAATAGCCGAGGTAGGCGCCGAGCATGTAGAGCGAGCCGTGCGCGAAATTGACCACGCGGCGCAGGCCGTAGATCAGCGCCAGGCCCGAGCACATCACGATCAGCAATGCGCCGTACACCAGGCCGTTGAACAGGTTGATGGCAAGCATCGTTGTCTCCGGAGTTGAAATTCTTGGAACTCAGGCGCCGAGCGCCGCGAGCTGTGATTCGGTGGCGCCGAAGGCCGACCAGCCGCCGTCCACGGGCAGCGTCGCGCCGGTGATGTAGCTCGCACGGGGCGAGGCGAGGAAGGCGATGGCATCGGCGATCTCGGCGGGCTGCGCCATGCGGCCCATGGGCGTGCGGTGCGCGATGCCGGCGGCGTCGATGGCGCCTTTTTCTTCGAGTTCGATCAGCAGCGCCGTGCGCACATAACCCGGCGCCACGGCGTTCACGCGGATGCCGTCGCGCGCCCACTCGCTGGCCATGGCACGTGTCATGCCGAGGATGCCGGCCTTGCCGGCGCTGTAGGCGTTGCGCGTCGGCAGGCCGCCGGTGCTGGCGATGGAGCCGAGGTTGACGATGGCACCACGGCCCAGGCCGTCGATCGGCGCGGCCTGCAGCATGCGCCTGGCCACGGCCTGGCTCATGAGGAAGGCGCCGCGCAGATGCACGGACAACACACGGTCGAAGGCGTCCACGTTCTGGTCCACCGTGGCACCGGTCTGGTCGCCGATGCCGGCGTTGTTGACCAGCACCGCGATGCGGCCGAGCTTCGCCGCAACTTCTGCCACGGCGGCTTCGACACTCGCCGCTTGCGTCACGTCGCAGGCGATGCCGAGGTGTTGCGGGCCGAGTTCGGCGGCGCGCGCCGTGGCGGCCTCGGCGCGCAGATCGAGCAGGCCCACGCGGTAGCCGTCGGACGCCAGGTGTTGCGCCGTGGCCCAGCCGATGCCGTCGGCGGCGCCGGTGACGATCGCGGCCAGGCCGCTGGTGCACGGGTGATCGGGCATGTGTTGTCTCCTCGGAAATGGATGAGTTCGGCCCTGTTGGCGGGTCTTCTGAAGCTGCTGAATTCTGGTTCCTGGCTCGTTTTTTTCCTTCGACGATTCAGGCCAGAAACAGGACATTTCATGCATCCTCGAGGAGGTGTTTTCCCCTAGCCAGGCTGTCGGCGGACACGACAAAACCGCAACTCGCGTCGAGCTGAATTAACTGGCCGTTCGGTCTGTATCAACGACCGTTCGGGCTGAGCCTGTCGAAGCCGTGGTGCCGACTCAGGCCCTTCGACAGGCTCAGGCCCTTCGACGGGCTCAGGATGATCGGTGCCCTTCGACAGGCTCAGGGCGAACGGAGGTTGGTGGCCGCGCGTGCGCCCGCGTGTTTCGCCGCGAGATAGCCGAAAACCAGCCCCGGCCCGATGGTGATGCCCGGTGCGGTGTACACGCCGCCCATCACCGACTGCATGTCGTTGCCCACGGCGTAGAGGCCGGGGATGGGTTGTTCGTCCTGGCCGAGCACACGCGCGTCGGCATCGGTGGCAAGGCCGGTGGCCGCGCCGATGTCGCCCGGGTAGAGGCGTATCGCGTAGTACGGCCCTTGCGCCAGGCGGCCGAGGTTCGGGTTCTTGCCGCCGCGCGTCGCGTCGCCGATGTTCTGCTGGTAGGCCGTCACGCCGCGCTGGAAATCCGGGTCCACGCCGCTGTCGGCGTAGGCATTGTTCTTGGCCACGCTGGCCTTCAGGCCCTCGGCGTCGATGCCGAGTTTCTGCGCGAGTTCGTCCAGCGTGTCGGCCTGCACCAGGTAGCCGTCGGCCAGGAAAGGCGCCAGGCCCTTGCCGCCGGGCCGCACCATGCCCATGCCGTACTGGGCCAGTGCCTGGGCGTCGGCGATCATGTAGGCGGGGATCGAGGGCACGGTCTTGTGCGCCTGCTGCATGGCCAGGCCGAACAGGTGGTACGAGGTGCTTTCGTTGACGAAGCGCTCGCCCTTCTGGTTCACCGTGATCATGCCGGGCTTGGCGCGGTCCATCACGAAATGCGGGAACGCGGCGCTGCTGCCGTCCGCGCGCTTGCGCAAGGACACCGGCGCCCAGAAGGCGTGGCTCGCGCCATCCTTGCCGTAGTGCGCGCCGAGCTGCTTCGCCAGCCCATGCGCCTCGCCGAAGTTGACCGGTGCCGTGGGCGACCATTCGGCCGGCACGCCGGGGATCATCTCGCTGCGCAGTTGTGCATGGCGGTTGAAGCCACCACTGGCAAGGATCACGCCGCCGCGCACGTTCACCGTGCGGCGCTGGCCTTCCTGGATCAGCAGCACCGATTCCACGCCTTTTGCACCTTCCGCGCCGCGCACCAACTGGCCGAGCGAGGTGTTCAGCAGCAGCGAGACATTGCTGCGCTTGGACAGCGACAGCAGCAGCCGGCCGACCAATGCATTGCCCATCACCAGGCGGGTGCCGCGCGGATGGCTGAGCCGGTCCATGCCGTGGCGCGCGATGATCTTCACCGCGTGTTTGAACGAGGCCATCGACTTGCCGAGCGCGAGCAGGTGGTTGATGTCGGTGCGGTCCACCATCATGCCGCCGAGCACGGTGAATTCGGGAATCGGCGGGCGGATCAGCTTGAACAGTTCGCCGAGTTCGCGGCCGTCGAAGGGCAGCGGCTCGAGTGCACGCCCGTTGAGGGTGGAGCCACCCAGGTCGGAGATGTAGTCGGGGTGTTTCGGGTAGGGCCGGTAGTGCAGGTCGGAGTGGTCCTCGACGATGTCGACCGCCGTCTTCCCGTTCTGCAGGAAGGCCTGTCGCAGTGCTTGCGGGCTGTGGCTGCCCACGGCGTTGTCGAGGTAACGCGCGGCCTCCTGCAAGCTGTCGTTCGGGTTCACCTTGGCGGCGTGGCGCGTGCCCGGCACCCAGGTCGTGCCGGCGGAAACGGCCGTCGTGCCGCCCACGTATTCGCTGCGTTCGACGAGCAGCACCTTCTTGCCGTCGATGGCGGCGAACAGCGCGGCCGACATGCCGGCGCCGCCGGCGCCGATCACCACCACGTCGAAATCCGCGGCCTCGGGCAGCGCGGCCAGGGAGGAAAGCAATTGCATCTTCATCTCAGTCTTCCAGCAGGAAATCAACCATGAGGTCGCGCACGCGGCCGAACATGTGGGCGCCCGTCATGGTCTTGCAGCCCTTGGCGCGCGCAGCGGCGATCAACGCGGTGACGGCCGGCGCCGTGATCACGCAGCCGACGAACATGTCGCCGGTGATGCGGCCTGCATCCAGCGGATACGGATCGGTCTCCTTCATGCCCACGGGCGTGGCGTTGAGCACCACGTCGAAACCGGTCGGATCGGCGCTGCCGTGCGCCACCGGGCAGCGGCCCAGGCCAGCCAGGCGATCGACCAGGGTGGTGCGGCGCGCGGCGTCCTCGTCGTAGATGGCCAGTTCGCGCACGCCGGCCATCACCAGCGCATGGGCGATGGCCGAGCCGGCGCCGCCCGCGCCGACCAGCAGCACCTTCTTGCCTGCGGGTTCGCAGCCGTTGTCCCGCATCGCGGCCACGAAACCCTGGCCGTCGAACATGTCGCCGTGCCAGCTGCCGTCGGCATTGCGGCGCATGGTGTTCACCGTGTGCAGGAAAGCGGCGCGGTCGGAGGTGGTGGCACACAGGTCGAAACAGGCGAACTTGTGCGGCACGGTGACGATCACGCCGTCCACATTGCGCGCCAGCGACACGCCGGCCAGCCAGGCCGCCAGGTCGGCCGGTTTCACGTGGGCCGGCATCACATAGGCGTTGTGGCCGCGCGCGTGGTAGGCCTCGCTCACATCGCTTGGCGATTTCACCTGGGCGATGGGGTCTCCGACGATGAAGTGCACACGGGTCGCGCCGCTCAGTGGGTGGTGCAGGGCACGGGGGGATTCTTGCAAGGCTTCAGCGTTCATGTCGGCAGGGGATGGATGGTCTCGGTGCCCGCATCTTAGTTAAAACTGGAATATTATTCAAGTATGGAATAGTATTTTGAAAAGGCATAGAATTTGGCCATGCCCGCGCCTTCCTCATCTGCACCCATTGCCACGCACTGCGATCTACTGGTCATTGGCTCCGGCGCCGGTGGGCTGTCGGCGGCCGTCACGGCGGCGCATCTGGGCTTGAAGGTGCTGGTGGTGGAGAAGGAGGCGCAATATGGCGGCACCACGGCATGGTCAGGTGGCTGGATGTGGATTCCGCGCAATCCGCTGGCCGTGGCGGCGGGCATTGTGGAAGACCCGTCCGCGCCCCTGGCCTATCTGCGGCGCGAACTCGGCGCCCATTTCGACGAAGCTCGGGCGCAGGCCTTTCTGGAGAATGGCCCGCGCATGGTCGAATTCTTCCAGGCCAACACCGCGCTGCGGTTCATCGACGGCAACGGCATCCCCGACTTCCACGGCCGCACGCCGGATGCCGGGCTGGGCGGCCGTTCGGTCTGCGCCGCGCCGTTCGATGGCCACCGGCTCGGCGACAAAATCCATGCCCTCAAACCGCCGCTGTATGAGACCACGCTCTGGGGCATGGGCATCGCCTCGGGTGCGGAGCTGCGGCATTTCCTGAATGCAATGCGCAAGCCGGCGTCCTTCTGGCACGTCACCAAGCTCGTCTTGCGCCACTGGCGCGACCTGCTGCTGCACCGGCGCGGCATGCGGCTGGTCAACGGCAATGCGTTGGCCGCCGCCCTGGCCGCCTCGGCGTTCGAGGCCGGTGTCGAGATCCACGTGAACAGCCCCGCGCGTCGCCTGCTGATGTCGCAGGGCCGCGCCGTCGGCGCGGTCGTCGGCTCGGCGGGAGGCGACGTGGGAATCCAGGCCCGTTGTGGCGTGGTGCTGGCCTGCGGCGGCTTTCCCTTCGATGCGGCACGCGCCAAGGCCTTGCTCCCCCATGCGCCCACCGGCACCGAACACTGGTCGGCCGCATCGCGCGGCAACACCGGCGACGGCCTGCGGCTGGGGGAGGCCGCCGGTGGCGCCGTGGCGCGCGACCTGAAGGAGGCCGCGGCCTTGGCGCCGGTGTCGCTGGTGCCGCGCAAGGACGGCAGCGTTGCGCATTTCCCGCACCTCATCGAACGCGCCAAGCCGGGGCTGATCGCCGTCACCCCGGCCGGCCAGCGCTTCGTCAACGAAGCCGACTCCTATTACGACTTCATGCACGGCCTCCTCGAAGCCACGCCGGCCGGCCAGCCGGTGCAGGCCTGGCTGGTCTGCGACCACGCCTTCATCCGCCACTACGGCCTGGGCGCTGTCAAACCCGCGCCGATGCCCATGGGCGCGATGCTGAGAAACGGTTACCTGCGTCGCGGCGACACGCTGGCTGCCCTGGCCGAAAACTGCGGCATCGACGCGGCCGGCCTGCAGGCCACCGTTGCGCGCTACAACACCATGGCCCGCGAGGGCCGCGATGCCGACTTCGCCAAGGGCGAGACGCCCTACAACCGCATCCAGGGCGACGCCGCCGCCGGCTGGCCCAACGCCTGCATGGCGCCGCTCGAAAAAGGCCCGTTCTACGCCGTGCGCGTGGTGCCCGGCAGCCTCGGCACCTTCG of the Rhodoferax koreense genome contains:
- a CDS encoding branched-chain amino acid ABC transporter permease, translating into MTSSISRIGLNTVAALAIGGVVAATVTSNTALSLLTQAIIYAVFASGVGLLLRQNGMASFGHALFFGGSGYAMGMILQAKAMPAEAALLFTLAAIAVLAFLVGLVIVRVPGVAFGMLTLAIGQMFFLTASKARGITGGADGMNIDWPSTLFGVPISAILKPASMFLLCWVAMVVVMGLLALLLRSRFGSITEAVRDNEERARFIGIRTLVPRAAIYALSATVTGVAGLLSALNTSFVSPENLHWSLSGVALMMVVVGGYKALWGPAIGAVVYFLAKDILGDYANHWMAIFGVALITVIVFSPTGIAGALKRLFLGKKKPAMQSAAPATAHSTEVFQ
- a CDS encoding SDR family NAD(P)-dependent oxidoreductase; the protein is MPDHPCTSGLAAIVTGAADGIGWATAQHLASDGYRVGLLDLRAEAATARAAELGPQHLGIACDVTQAASVEAAVAEVAAKLGRIAVLVNNAGIGDQTGATVDQNVDAFDRVLSVHLRGAFLMSQAVARRMLQAAPIDGLGRGAIVNLGSIASTGGLPTRNAYSAGKAGILGMTRAMASEWARDGIRVNAVAPGYVRTALLIELEEKGAIDAAGIAHRTPMGRMAQPAEIADAIAFLASPRASYITGATLPVDGGWSAFGATESQLAALGA
- a CDS encoding FAD-dependent oxidoreductase, producing MPAPSSSAPIATHCDLLVIGSGAGGLSAAVTAAHLGLKVLVVEKEAQYGGTTAWSGGWMWIPRNPLAVAAGIVEDPSAPLAYLRRELGAHFDEARAQAFLENGPRMVEFFQANTALRFIDGNGIPDFHGRTPDAGLGGRSVCAAPFDGHRLGDKIHALKPPLYETTLWGMGIASGAELRHFLNAMRKPASFWHVTKLVLRHWRDLLLHRRGMRLVNGNALAAALAASAFEAGVEIHVNSPARRLLMSQGRAVGAVVGSAGGDVGIQARCGVVLACGGFPFDAARAKALLPHAPTGTEHWSAASRGNTGDGLRLGEAAGGAVARDLKEAAALAPVSLVPRKDGSVAHFPHLIERAKPGLIAVTPAGQRFVNEADSYYDFMHGLLEATPAGQPVQAWLVCDHAFIRHYGLGAVKPAPMPMGAMLRNGYLRRGDTLAALAENCGIDAAGLQATVARYNTMAREGRDADFAKGETPYNRIQGDAAAGWPNACMAPLEKGPFYAVRVVPGSLGTFAGLKTDANARVLDAQGQPIAGLYAGGNDLNSVMGGNYPAGGITLGPAMTFGFIAAHHAAFGTPPGCALRVAPTPLQGATPVAWQSQFHGVPGEDKVA
- a CDS encoding FAD-dependent oxidoreductase, whose translation is MQLLSSLAALPEAADFDVVVIGAGGAGMSAALFAAIDGKKVLLVERSEYVGGTTAVSAGTTWVPGTRHAAKVNPNDSLQEAARYLDNAVGSHSPQALRQAFLQNGKTAVDIVEDHSDLHYRPYPKHPDYISDLGGSTLNGRALEPLPFDGRELGELFKLIRPPIPEFTVLGGMMVDRTDINHLLALGKSMASFKHAVKIIARHGMDRLSHPRGTRLVMGNALVGRLLLSLSKRSNVSLLLNTSLGQLVRGAEGAKGVESVLLIQEGQRRTVNVRGGVILASGGFNRHAQLRSEMIPGVPAEWSPTAPVNFGEAHGLAKQLGAHYGKDGASHAFWAPVSLRKRADGSSAAFPHFVMDRAKPGMITVNQKGERFVNESTSYHLFGLAMQQAHKTVPSIPAYMIADAQALAQYGMGMVRPGGKGLAPFLADGYLVQADTLDELAQKLGIDAEGLKASVAKNNAYADSGVDPDFQRGVTAYQQNIGDATRGGKNPNLGRLAQGPYYAIRLYPGDIGAATGLATDADARVLGQDEQPIPGLYAVGNDMQSVMGGVYTAPGITIGPGLVFGYLAAKHAGARAATNLRSP
- a CDS encoding branched-chain amino acid ABC transporter permease — translated: MLAINLFNGLVYGALLIVMCSGLALIYGLRRVVNFAHGSLYMLGAYLGYSIASHSNFWVALVAAPALMAVFGILLDRYGFRLLQDRDPLSVVLVTFGLLLIIEDFVQTVWGKSNLSVAAPELLNTSVEIFGTQLPAYRIGVIAVGAMVALGLSLWLRFSKIGLFVRAASTDPTTTAMQGVNTDVLSAGVVGLGCALAGLAGVVAAPFLSLSPSMSADVIIDSFVVVVIGGLGSLIGAFIAAMALGMVQALGAVYIPDFAAVLPFVIMVFILIWKPSGLAGSRT
- a CDS encoding shikimate dehydrogenase family protein; amino-acid sequence: MNAEALQESPRALHHPLSGATRVHFIVGDPIAQVKSPSDVSEAYHARGHNAYVMPAHVKPADLAAWLAGVSLARNVDGVIVTVPHKFACFDLCATTSDRAAFLHTVNTMRRNADGSWHGDMFDGQGFVAAMRDNGCEPAGKKVLLVGAGGAGSAIAHALVMAGVRELAIYDEDAARRTTLVDRLAGLGRCPVAHGSADPTGFDVVLNATPVGMKETDPYPLDAGRITGDMFVGCVITAPAVTALIAAARAKGCKTMTGAHMFGRVRDLMVDFLLED